A stretch of DNA from Campylobacter concisus:
CGTGTGGTTTCTAATATACTAAAATAGACTCAAAGGTCGTTATAGCACTCAAAAAAGGATAAAGAATATAGAATAAGTTTTAGAAAATCTGATTAAAATTTTAAAGATCAATAAGATAAATTATCATAGAATAGTGAAATATCGTTTTGGATAAGTTCGAGATGATATTTAATAGGAAACAATATGAAATTTAAAGATTTTAAAGAAAAAAACAGTAGCAACTATGACTTTTTCACAGCTGATGAGATGAGCTATAAAGAATTTGTACAATTAAGCTTTAAAGAGTTTTTAACTAGCGATAGCGGCTCAAAGTGGCAGCTTGACATAGATGATAAAAGGTTTAACTCGTTTCCAAATTTCACCCAAAAACATCAAATTTGCATATCGAATTTAGACTATGAAGATAATGTTTTTCAGTTTAGAATTTGCTCTGAAAACAACGTATCAAGCCTTGGCTACCGCATGTTTACGAGCTTTGATAGCATACATAAAGACTTTGTCACAGACGATATCAAGTACTCTGATGAAGTTATGATGGACCTAAAGCTTGGCGAGCTTAAAGAGTTTCCTTGCATATCAAAATGCGGCTGGTGGATCAAAGATATCTGGCGAGATATGTATCCTATCTTAGACGAGACTAACAGCGAGGAATTTGTAGCTGGCATTATAAAAAACGAATTTACCAAAAAGATGACCGAGATAAATGAGTGCCTAAAAAACGCTCAAGATGGCGGAAAGCTTGACGAAATTATTGCTAAACTAAAAGATAAAATCAACTAAATTTAGAAATTTCCACCCACAGCACAAGAGCTAGCTGGATATGAAGTAAGTCCGTAGTCAGCCGACTCTACGTTATAAAAGTCCAAATTTGCACTTCGTGAGATGATATATTCAAAGCCTTTTTGATTTAGCTCGATCAAAATTTCAAGCTCCGTATCTCTTTTGCAGACTATGCTTTCAAAAAAGTGAGAGAAGAAAGAAATTTTGGTATTTTCCTTTTGCATTGAGTGATTTAGCATGAGCTCCATGTTGCTAAAAATTTTAAAGATAGTTTGATTTGTCTCAAATTTACCAAATCTAGCATAATAATTTTGCAAATTTGCGTCATTTAGTACGATGTTTTTGGTGCAGTTTTTAGTGATCTGCTCGTAAATAAGACCAAAAAGCTCAATAGAGGCATTTTGATTATCCATCACTCTATTTTCGTGATTTGTGACTACTACAAAGCCATCTTTTATCTCGTATTTTTCATTTTTATAATAAAAGCTAACATTTGCCACCTCTTGCTCAAAGCGCTTTTTATAAGCAAAAGAGAGATAGTTTAAAACGCCCATTTTATCGATAATAGCTGAGCTTCTTACGCCACCATCTAGCTCGTGCTGCATGAAGTATCTTATGAAGCTACCTTGCTCTATATCAAAGCTATTTAAATACTCGATCTTATCAAGATAGATGCAGCGGTAAAGCTTTACAAATTCTGGATTTAGCCTAACATTTATCTCATCTTGTAGCTCGCCATATTTGTCGGTTTGCTCTGCATCTATAAATTCGATTATATTCATCTGCTTTTCGATCTTGTCTTTAACAAAGATTGAAATTTTCACGTCCTGCATCTCATAAAAGCACTTTATCGTATCGGTGGCACTTTTTGTGATATCTGTTTTAAATTTCTTAGCAAGCTCTGCTTTTTTAAGGGTAAGTGAAAAGTTGCCATTTTTTAGTTTATTTTGTGAGTACAAAAGATAGAGTAGCTGCTCATAGACCATGAGATGTGAGTAGGTTAAAAATGTATTATCCACCACGATGACGTAGTAGCAACGTGTTATAGAGTACCTTTTATTATTTTGCAAAAATTCATCATAAATTTTTAATTTGCTTGGGGATTTACATACCTTAAAAACATCATATGATTCCAAAAATATATTTTCCATTACCGCCCCTTTTTACCTTATGCAAAAATATTACATAACTATTCTTTAAGCTAATTTGAATTTACAAACTAATTAATAAAAATAATTCTATAAAAATTAATATTAATTTAATTAAATATAGATTAATTATATAAAATATTTTTGTATAAATATATTTTTATTTACAAATTTTTATTTTATAAAGTAGAAATTAGCTATAAAAATATATTTTTTAAACTAAATTTAATAAATATAGTTATATTATTTTTCTCAGATAAGCATGCTTAGATTTTAAAATTTACAAATTGGGAGCTCAAAATGGAATTTCTAATTTTGACGCTATTTCTGATCAGTGGTCTTATCTTATATATAAAGCCGCAGATGAAAAAAATAGCAACGTCCTGCTTGGCTTTGGGGTGCGTAATACTGGTTGCACTAGAGTTTTACGTAAATTTATGGGTAGTCTTGCCAATAGGCAACTTTTAGGAGGGCAAGATGCAAACGAAACAAAATGAAATCCCAGCAAACGAACAAGGCTTTTTCAACCTTATGTCACTAGCCATCACCGCTCTTGTGGCACTTCCAGTTGGTATCGCCTGCTTGGTGCTTGGCTTTGGACTAGGTGATAACCCTTGCATAATGTGCTGGGCCGAGAGGATCACGATGATAGCTATCAGCCTAATAGCACTTTTCATCATCAGGTACGGACTAAAGCCTGGCTATCTGGCAGCACTTTTACTAATGGCTTGCTGGGGCATATTTAACGGCTTTATCCACTACAGCCTAGATGGAACATTTGGTGGCTATCTTGACATCAAACAAGGTTTTGGCCTTGAAATTTTAGGTGCCCACACTCAGTTTTGGGTTATGGTTGTTGATTTTTGTGTGATCATATTTTTGGCTCTTATATTTTTGTTTAGCAAAAACTTAGGCCTTATAATGCAAAAAAGCTCAAATGGCGAATACGGCGACTTTCTAAGCTGCTTGCCACTTGGCAAATTTGCAAATTTGGTCTTTATCGTGATCATACTTGCAAACTGCGTTCAAGCCTTTATAGCTTCTGGTCCACCACCATATCTAGGATCTAGCACACCACCTAGAATGAGCATCGATCCTTCAAAATGGTTCTGGGAAAAAGACCACTGGGATAGCTCACTTGACTTTAGATTTGACTGGAACCCTGAGCTTCCAGACCTAGTAAAGTAAGGAGTAAAAGATGAAAAAGATAATATTTTTTATCGCATTAGTAAGCCTTGCTTTTGGTTTTAGCTTTGACATGGATAGCAAAAATGGAGCTATCCAAAACATAAAAGAGCTAGGTCTTAAAGATACGCTCACTCTAAATTTGCAAAATGATAATGCAATAACTGGAGCTGACTACGATGAAGGCAAAAAGCAGTTCGCTCTTGTCTCAAACGACAATGAATTTTACATCGCAGATGAGAATTTAAAGCCTCTAAGTTATGCTAAGCACGACCGACATTTTATAATGGAGATGGAAGCAACAGTCGGAGCTACTTGGTACAAAAAAGAGCTTGGCATGATAAGTTACAACAAGACTTTTGTCTTCTATGAGCCAGCTAGTAACCTTAGTAAAGATGAGCAAAATAGCCAGTGGAGGCACCTATTGGCTGGATATGACGCGTGGAAGCTAAATGACCTTGGTAACAAGGGCAGATTTTCTACCATTAGATCAAAACAGCAGTACATCTTAGGCTGGGACTACCTAGAAAGTGAGAATAAATTTTTCACAGCTAGCGTGCCAAATGACGTTAGAGACTACTGGAGTGTCGCTATATTTGACGGCGACGATAAGATGATCTTAGAAGAATTTGTACCAAAAGCTGGAGCAAATTTACAGCTAAAAGAGGGTAGAAATTTAAACAATTACTACATTACTGGCATCGACGTAGAGCCCGATGCGCTCTATCTTTTAAGCAAAAATTTCTCAACTATTTTAAAGTTAAATTTGACCACCAAAGAGATAGACGAGGCATTTAGTTTTAGTGGGGTAAACAACCCAAGAGCATTAGCGATCAAAGATAATAAATTTTACATCTTCTCACGAGAAGACAAAGAGAATAAAGTTTTTATCTTTGAGATGAAATAGCCATCAAATTTAAGGAGAAAACATGCAAAGACGTTCTTTCCTAAAAGGCACCGGAGCAGCTCTAGCAGCAGCTGGAACAGCTCCTAGTCTATTTGGTATGGAGCAATTTGAGGTGGATTTTAACCCAAAATCCTATAAGAACGAGGAAAATGTAGAGTACCACTACCTAACCTGTCCCAGAAACTGCCGTGACGCCTGTTCGATGATCGCTGAGATCAAAGACGGCAAAATGGTAAGCATAAAGGGCGATCCAAAACACCCTCTAACGCAAGGCACAGTCTGCGTCAAGGGTCACACCTACGCCATGCACCTATATAACGCCGACCGTATCATGCACCCTATGAAAAGAGTCGGCAAAAAGGGCGAAGGAAAATGGGAAAAGATAAGCTGGGATCAAGCCCTAAAAGAGATAGCTGCAAAGCTAACTGAGATAAAAGAGAAATTTGGCGGCGAGGCTTTGACTGAGTTTGTCTACTCTGGCAACGAAGGACATATCTCGAAAACTATCGCACCGGGAAATTTCTTTGAAAAATATGGAGCCACAAGGCTTGTTAGAAACCCTTGTGACTGGCCAAGATACGCGGGTACTCCTAGCGTTATAGGTACTGACTTCTCAAAAGATGCACTTGAGATCGATGAGAGTGATATGTACATTAGCTGGGGATCAAACGAAGCTTACACAGCCGTACACTGGATAAGATTTGCTCACCGCGTTAAAAAAAGAGGCGGAAAGATCATCGTTATAAATACGATAAGAATTCCTCTTGCAAACCAAGCTGATATGTTTATCCAGCTAAAACCATCTAGTGACCCTGCATTTTGTCTAGCGGTCTGTAAATTTTTAATAGAAGAAGATCTATATGATCATGAATTTGTAGAAAAATACACAACAGGCTTTGAAGATCTAGTGCACGAGTGCTCACTCTATACCTATGGCGAGCTATCTGAGATGTGCGGAGCAAGTGTGGATCAGATAAAAGTCTTTGCTAGAGAGTACGCTCACGCAAAAGCACCAGCTATCATGCACGGCGACGGCGGACAAAGACACTTTAACGGAGCAAGACTTGTTCGTGCGGTTACATTTTTACCAGTTTTAACTGGCGCCTTGACAAAGCTTGGTGGCGGACTATTTTGGGCATATGTGCATGTAAAAGGCTGCTTTAATTTCGACAACTGTATGCCAGACCTATCTCCAAAAGATAAAGATGGCAAAAAGATAGAAAGACAGTAAGTAAGCTATATAGAATTTGGTAAAGGCATACAAAAAGAAAATCCAACATATCTTGACAAGCCTATAAACACGGTCATTAGAGCATGTATCAACTACAACTCAAATTTAATGGTAACAGCGCCAAATACAAATTTGATCAAAAAACGCATAATGGACGATGACTTCTTCTTAGTTGTCCTTGATCCATATGATATCGATACTTGCGACTATGCTGACTATGTGCTACCTGGTGTTACATTTATGGAGAGTGAGGATATCCAAAACGACCAAATTTCTGGATATGTTTGTTACAACGCTCAAAGTGTAAAACCTCTTGGCGAAGCTAAGACAAATTTAGAGTTCTTCAACGCTCTTGCAAAAGCGATGGGCTATACAGAAGAGTGCTTTAACTGGGATAGCGAAACAGTTTGCAGACGCTTTTTGGATACAGAATTTGCCAAAAAACAAAACATCACCTATGAAAAACTAAAATCAGTCGGCTGGATCAAGCCATTTAGAACGCCTGAAACGATGAAAGATCAGTTCCCGTACTACCCTTATACACCAAAAGACAAACTAATATTTGGTACAAAGAGTGGAAAATGCGAGCTTTACTCACAAACCTTTAAAGACGCAGGATATCATCCAGTAATAGACCTTGAAACTGACTGGGACTACTATGAAAAGAGCAATAAATTTGGAAAAGACTATCTCAAAAAATATCCGCTTTATTTCATGACGCCAGGTACTCAGCTCCAAGACAACTCAAACTGGGGCAATATGCCTTATATCCTAAAAAGGGTTATCGTTAAAGGCAATGCTGAGTTATTTATGACACGTGAAGATATGGAGGCTCGCGGTATCAAAAACGGAGACACAGTTGAGGCAACAAATGAAAAGGGAACAGCCGTCTTTACAGCAGTCGAGACAAATCAAATGAACCCAGGCATAGTCTATGCGTGGAACAACATCTGGGTAAAAGTGACTAAATCAAGAACTGGGGCAAATATACTTTGCTCTGATGGCGTTAGTGACCTAGGAAATGGCTCAACCTATACAGCTAGCTTTTGTGAAGTAAAAAAAGCAGCTAAACAAGAGATGTAAAGGGGTCTAAGATGAAAAGAAAACAAGGTTTTTTATTTGATTATAACTTTTGTATAGGCTGCAAGGCTTGTGAAATTTCATGTCAAGTCTATCACAACCAAGATCCAGATATCAACTGGAGACATGTTGATGGCCTTATGATACACGAAGATGGCATAGAAAAAGAGATCTTTATAACTCACTCTTGCCATCACTGCGATGAGCCAGCCTGTATGGATGTCTGCCCAGTTGGAGCATATATCAAGCTAGAAAATGGTGTCGTACAGCCACTTCATGATAAGTGCATAGGCTGTGGATACTGCTTGATGGCTTGCCCTTATGGCTCTATCACAAAAGGCAAGGACGGTAAAGCTCAAAAGTGCAATCTCTGCGCTGAAAAACTTGAGCGTGGCGAAGAGCCAGCTTGTGTAGCAGGCTGTCCGTGTGGAGTACTAAAACTGGTTGATAGCAACGTCAGCGACAGCGCTGGTATGCAAAAAGAGATGCCAGGCTTTAAGCACTTCTTTACCAAGCCAAACATCCGCTTTTATCCAAGAATGAAGCGAAACGAATTCATACACTAAAGAGTAAAAGATGGGTAAGATCAAAGAAAAGCTTAGCGTTAGCCTTAGTGTTGAAGACTTTTTAAGGCGATTTTTCTTAGTAGAGCTTAGAGAGCAAAATTTAGATGAGCTCATAAGCCTAAGCCTTAATTTTAGTGATAAATTTAAAAATCACAACTTCATACTTTGGCTAAATAAGTGCAAAGATGATCTAAATTTGCTAGACGAGCTAAGATATGAATTTAACAGGCTTTTTGTAGGGCCAAGACACCCAAAAGCTGAGCCATATGAGTCGGTTTATTTTGATTATAAAACGATGTTTGGCGAGAAGACTATGCAGGTGCGAAGCTTTTATGAAAGCTCTGGACTAAAGCTTAGTAAAGAGCAGTTTGATAAATTTCCAGATGACTTCATCGGATACGAGCTGCAATACCTTTACTTTCTAAGTTTCAATGCCTTACAAGCAGACGAAAAAGAGAAAATGGATGAAATTTTACATAAAAAATATGACTTCATCCGCACTCATCCGTTTGAGTGGTTTTATAAATTTAGCTCTCGCTGTAAGGAAGCTACAAATTTAGAAGCTTATGTGAGCTTTGCTGATTTTTTAAATTTATATCTTGAAAACGAGATAGAGCAATCAAGAGCTCTTCTAACTTTTAAGAGTTAAAGGATAGATAATGGAACAAACAACTTGGGGATGGCTCATAGTCATCTATCTATTTTTGGGCGGTTTAGGCGCCGGGGCATTTTTGTGCTCGGCTTTGGCTTATAAGGGCTTTTTGGGCTCGTTAAACGAGAGATTTTATAAATTCGGCTTTCTGCTAGCACCCGTTGCGGTAATAATAGGAACTGCGCTTTTGCTATTTGACTTGGCACCGAGCGCTGCTATAAATCCTATTAAAATTTTACAGCTCTATACGCGCCCGGTTTCGATGATGAGCATAGGTACGTATCTACTTACGTTTTTCATCATAGTCAGCGTTTTGGTGCTTTTGCAGATCAAAAAGAGCGGTAAAATTTGCGACATGATGCTCACGCTCGGAGCCATTCTGGCGCTTGGAGTGATGGGATATACGGGGCTACTACTTTACGTCGTAAAGGCGATTCCGCTTTGGGCTAGCGTGTGGCTGCCGATTTTATTTACGATCTCTGCGATTTCTACGGGGCTTAGTGCAAATGCCGCCGCTACGCTAAATGCGGGGTACGGGCTAAGCCACTGCGCGCATAAATTTCACGTCGTTTTAGTCGCACTTGAGATTGTTGCGGTGCTAGCGCTATTTGCTAGCGTGAGAAGCGAGGCTGCGGGCATGGCTAGCGTGACTAAGATAGTTAGCGGCCCGCTTGCGCCGATGTTTTGGATAGGCTTTGTCGTATTTGGGCTTGCTTTGCCGCTGCTAGGCGGAAGCAAATTTATGCTTCGCAGCTGCAGCGTGAATGCAGACGGCAGCGTCTGCGCGCACGGCAGCGAGGAGGTAAAAAGCTGCGTTTATAACGAATATGGCGTACTTGTGGGCGGCTTCTGCCTAAGGGCGTTTATCGTGCTCGGCGCGGTATATATATTTTAGTTTCTCCCTTTTTCTGATACTTGGGTCGGATGAAAGTCCGACCTATTAAAATATCTTAAAAATATTTTTAAAAGATTCGATAAAATACGTAAATACTTTATTTAGGAATAAACATGGATTTTGAGGACCAAATATTAAGAACTTGTGAAAATATAGATAAAAATCTTGCGAACAACAAATTGTGTGACGAGCGAGGATTTGTTAGCCAAGCTATCTTATCTCAGCTTAGAAATTTAGTAGAGTATATTTTTCAAAAAATTCACTCTAGTGAAGAAAAAATAGATACCAATGAGTATCAGCAGACAATTAATGAAAATGCTATTAAATATATCAAATCAAAGGGCGGAAATTTTACTTTTTTAATTCGTTTCCATAATTTTTTAGATAAATCTGTCTCGCATTACACACTTAGTGAAAATTCATCCGAACGTTTAATGCTTAAGTATTTTATGTATTTGGTCGAGTGTAAAAATTTTTTAAGAGAGCGATACAATATTGAAGTACTTAGAAATCTTGACAAATTCCCGCTTAATTTAGATAAGAAATTTATGGAATACTATGAAAAAATTGTAGAAAAGATAGAAAATAAAAATGTTTTAAGTAATTCCGGCAAAGAAAGCAATGCTTACTATGTGACAAAGGTAAAGCCCTTTATAGTAAAAGAACAAATTTATTATGAGGTAACATTTGTTAATGCTGTTGATACTTTTAGCAAATTTGATAAACTAATTGCATTTTGTAAATTTAGAATTTTTGATAATTATACTGTCAATTTATGGATTCGTAATGAAAATATAGAAATTCTAAACAAATCACTACAGGTAAAAATCATTGACAGTTGGGAAGTTTCTATTAGACCAGCTGAACTGCAAAATTTTGGTAAGATTTTTGAATGTAGTCAAAAAATAAATAGAACAAGCGAATATAAAGAATTAATGCAATTTTTGACACGTAAGAAAATTAGCCTAGTCGATTTGATTGATAGTTATGATTACCAAGATATAAAAAGAAACATTATTTCTAAAGGACAAGTTTCGCATATTTTTGATATTTTAGATAAGGCAAAGGCAGTTACCAAAGATGGTAGAAATACAATTAGGTATTTACTGCACAACTTACGTAATCAAGTAATAAAAAAGCAACTTCCAAATAATGAAGATAGATGCCTATCAGATTTAAAGCTAAATTCAAAATGCCTTCCATTTGAGGAAATGCCGTTTGCTACATCTTTAATAAATCACAATCCTAGCTTTTATGATTTGTTAGAATGTATGGATACAAGCAGAAGAGAGCATGAATTATTTGCTAGGGCAGTAAA
This window harbors:
- a CDS encoding 4Fe-4S dicluster domain-containing protein, translated to MKRKQGFLFDYNFCIGCKACEISCQVYHNQDPDINWRHVDGLMIHEDGIEKEIFITHSCHHCDEPACMDVCPVGAYIKLENGVVQPLHDKCIGCGYCLMACPYGSITKGKDGKAQKCNLCAEKLERGEEPACVAGCPCGVLKLVDSNVSDSAGMQKEMPGFKHFFTKPNIRFYPRMKRNEFIH
- a CDS encoding molybdopterin-dependent oxidoreductase, giving the protein MQRRSFLKGTGAALAAAGTAPSLFGMEQFEVDFNPKSYKNEENVEYHYLTCPRNCRDACSMIAEIKDGKMVSIKGDPKHPLTQGTVCVKGHTYAMHLYNADRIMHPMKRVGKKGEGKWEKISWDQALKEIAAKLTEIKEKFGGEALTEFVYSGNEGHISKTIAPGNFFEKYGATRLVRNPCDWPRYAGTPSVIGTDFSKDALEIDESDMYISWGSNEAYTAVHWIRFAHRVKKRGGKIIVINTIRIPLANQADMFIQLKPSSDPAFCLAVCKFLIEEDLYDHEFVEKYTTGFEDLVHECSLYTYGELSEMCGASVDQIKVFAREYAHAKAPAIMHGDGGQRHFNGARLVRAVTFLPVLTGALTKLGGGLFWAYVHVKGCFNFDNCMPDLSPKDKDGKKIERQ
- the nrfD gene encoding NrfD/PsrC family molybdoenzyme membrane anchor subunit, with the protein product MEQTTWGWLIVIYLFLGGLGAGAFLCSALAYKGFLGSLNERFYKFGFLLAPVAVIIGTALLLFDLAPSAAINPIKILQLYTRPVSMMSIGTYLLTFFIIVSVLVLLQIKKSGKICDMMLTLGAILALGVMGYTGLLLYVVKAIPLWASVWLPILFTISAISTGLSANAAATLNAGYGLSHCAHKFHVVLVALEIVAVLALFASVRSEAAGMASVTKIVSGPLAPMFWIGFVVFGLALPLLGGSKFMLRSCSVNADGSVCAHGSEEVKSCVYNEYGVLVGGFCLRAFIVLGAVYIF
- a CDS encoding TorD/DmsD family molecular chaperone, whose protein sequence is MGKIKEKLSVSLSVEDFLRRFFLVELREQNLDELISLSLNFSDKFKNHNFILWLNKCKDDLNLLDELRYEFNRLFVGPRHPKAEPYESVYFDYKTMFGEKTMQVRSFYESSGLKLSKEQFDKFPDDFIGYELQYLYFLSFNALQADEKEKMDEILHKKYDFIRTHPFEWFYKFSSRCKEATNLEAYVSFADFLNLYLENEIEQSRALLTFKS
- a CDS encoding molybdopterin dinucleotide binding domain-containing protein yields the protein MNYNSNLMVTAPNTNLIKKRIMDDDFFLVVLDPYDIDTCDYADYVLPGVTFMESEDIQNDQISGYVCYNAQSVKPLGEAKTNLEFFNALAKAMGYTEECFNWDSETVCRRFLDTEFAKKQNITYEKLKSVGWIKPFRTPETMKDQFPYYPYTPKDKLIFGTKSGKCELYSQTFKDAGYHPVIDLETDWDYYEKSNKFGKDYLKKYPLYFMTPGTQLQDNSNWGNMPYILKRVIVKGNAELFMTREDMEARGIKNGDTVEATNEKGTAVFTAVETNQMNPGIVYAWNNIWVKVTKSRTGANILCSDGVSDLGNGSTYTASFCEVKKAAKQEM
- a CDS encoding disulfide bond formation protein B, with translation MQTKQNEIPANEQGFFNLMSLAITALVALPVGIACLVLGFGLGDNPCIMCWAERITMIAISLIALFIIRYGLKPGYLAALLLMACWGIFNGFIHYSLDGTFGGYLDIKQGFGLEILGAHTQFWVMVVDFCVIIFLALIFLFSKNLGLIMQKSSNGEYGDFLSCLPLGKFANLVFIVIILANCVQAFIASGPPPYLGSSTPPRMSIDPSKWFWEKDHWDSSLDFRFDWNPELPDLVK